Proteins from one bacterium genomic window:
- a CDS encoding protein-L-isoaspartate(D-aspartate) O-methyltransferase, translated as MEETYTNLREDMVRDQIEARGVSDPAVLAAMRKVPRHEFVPEYLRRLAYQDSPLPIGEGQTISQPYIVALMTALLNLKKGEKVLEIGTGSGYQAAILAEISDQVYTIEILEPLAASAKERLGKLGYKNIAVRCGDGYQGWSEVAPFEAIIVTAAPDHIPQPLIDQLKIGGRMVIPVGEVFQELLLIRKTEAGITQKSVIPVRFVPMTGEAEKKSR; from the coding sequence ATGGAAGAAACTTATACTAATCTCAGGGAAGATATGGTCCGGGACCAGATTGAAGCCAGGGGTGTATCTGACCCGGCAGTCCTGGCCGCCATGCGGAAAGTTCCGCGACACGAATTTGTCCCCGAATATTTAAGAAGGCTTGCCTATCAAGACAGCCCCTTACCCATTGGCGAGGGGCAAACTATTTCCCAGCCTTACATCGTGGCCTTAATGACGGCGCTTCTAAACCTTAAGAAAGGCGAAAAGGTCCTGGAGATTGGGACAGGTTCAGGCTATCAGGCCGCTATCCTGGCCGAGATCTCTGATCAGGTCTACACCATCGAGATATTGGAACCACTAGCTGCCTCGGCTAAAGAGCGGCTGGGCAAGTTAGGCTATAAAAACATAGCGGTCCGATGTGGAGATGGTTATCAAGGCTGGTCGGAAGTCGCCCCCTTTGAGGCCATTATTGTTACGGCTGCCCCGGACCATATCCCCCAACCGCTGATTGATCAGTTGAAAATCGGCGGCCGGATGGTCATCCCGGTGGGCGAGGTGTTTCAAGAACTCCTTTTGATCAGAAAGACCGAGGCGGGGATTACTCAAAAGAGCGTCATCCCGGTTCGCTTTGTGCCTATGACTGGTGAGGCGGAGAAGAAAAGCCGATAG